In a single window of the Bicyclus anynana unplaced genomic scaffold, ilBicAnyn1.1 scaffold_42, whole genome shotgun sequence genome:
- the LOC128199819 gene encoding uncharacterized protein LOC128199819 yields MELGDQRPSHLLRKMQDLARNKINDETLSVLWQNLLPVAVRGVLAATDTNDLARLAKIADKVMENMRPQPLAEIATKSTNSDNTAILAEIAKLTDRVEQLSRHRAESRDRGFHGEFRGGFRGGFRGGFRGRYRRRSHSRRRDSTTSDPDNPSQLCWYHEQFKSRANKCSQPCNWKKPSEN; encoded by the coding sequence ATGGAACTAGGTGACCAACGGCCGAGCCACCTACTGAGAAAAATGCAAGACCTGGCAAGAAATAAAATCAACGACGAAACACTTAGCGTACTGTGGCAGAACCTCCTCCCCGTAGCTGTAAGGGGCGTACTCGCTGCAACGGATACAAATGATTTGGCGAGATTAGCGAAAATAGCAGACAAAGTCATGGAGAACATGCGACCACAACCGCTCGCTGAAATAGCAACAAAATCAACCAACTCCGACAATACAGCAATATTGGCTGAAATAGCCAAGCTGACCGACAGGGTCGAACAACTCAGCAGACACAGAGCCGAGTCACGTGACAGAGGTTTTCATGGAGAATTTCGCGGCGGATTTCGCGGCGGATTTCGCGGCGGGTTTCGCGGAAGATACCGCAGACGCTCACATTCACGCAGACGAGACAGTACAACTTCGGATCCGGACAACCCCAGCCAGTTATGTTGGTATCACGAACAGTTCAAGAGCAGAGCCAACAAATGTAGCCAACCTTGCAATTGGAAAAAACCGTCGGAAAACTAA